In Zea mays cultivar B73 chromosome 7, Zm-B73-REFERENCE-NAM-5.0, whole genome shotgun sequence, the following proteins share a genomic window:
- the LOC100191276 gene encoding uncharacterized isoform X6, with protein MAPPRSLAGAAIAATAAAIILSCNLSLFPHLIVSSSKFPASTSPPSPTCLSGYPTGLFYRRKCARLAARVRELEASLAVTAEKAAAERRGRVRAQQSLRALSQLEPGSDEARPTKAAASASYPLVPIGTVESCFSTRNGTPRQPLVVTLARATLVLDPARVPAAALEGLASYSHCWILYVFHLNTDLDKLWKDPARSKLKAKVRVPRLKGGKMGVLATRSPHRPNPIGLSVAKVEAVNGHTLLLSGVDLVDGTPVLDIKPYLPYSDSVKGAAVPSWLEVDGALAVESVHFSEHFISALSTCWMHVVSADVAVCFSRRVPGSDQAGPFLGHQVDITAEPSPSSERGS; from the exons ATGGCGCCGCCGCGAAGCCTCGCCGGCGCCGCCATAGCTGCCACAGCCGCAGCCATCATCCTCTCATGTAACCTCTCACTCTTCCCTCACCTCATCGTTTCTAGCTCCAAGTTCCCAGCATCAACCTCTCCTCCCTCACCAACGTGCCTATCCGGCTATCCCACAGGCTTGTTCTACAGGCGCAAATGCGCTCGTCtggccgcgcgggtccgcgagttGGAGGCGTCACTGGCGGTCACTGCAGAGAAGGCCGCCGCCGAGCGCCGCGGCAGAGTGCGGGCCCAGCAG TCACTGAGGGCTCTGAGTCAGCTGGAGCCTGGTTCCGACGAAGCGAGGCCGACCAAGGCCGCCGCCTCAGCATCTTACCCGCTGGTGCCGATTGGTACTGTCGAGTCCTGCTTCTCCACTAG GAACGGTACACCAAGGCAGCCTTTGGTAGTTACATTAGCCAGGGCAACTTTGGTGCTTGATCCAGCCCGAGTCCCAGCAGCAGCGCTGGAGGGGCTAGCTAGTTACTCACATTGCTGGATCCTTTATGTTTTTCATCTGAACACTGATCTTGATAAACTGTGGAAAGATCCTGCTAGGTCTAagctaaaagcaaag GTAAGGGTACCGAGATTGAAAGGGGGCAAGATGGGGGTTTTGGCAACTAGATCGCCACATCGGCCCAATCCAATCGGACTCAGCGTAGCAAAG GTGGAGGCGGTGAATGGACATACTCTTTTGCTTTCTGGAGTAGATTTGGTTGATGGCACG CCAGTCCTTGATATTAAACCATACCTGCCATATTCTGACAGTGTTAAAGGTGCAGCTGTTCCCAGTTGGTTAGAG GTTGACGGTGCGTTAGCGGTGGAGTCAGTCCATTTTTCCGAACACTTCATTTCTGCGCTCTCCACCTGCTGGATGCATGTAGTAAGTG CAGATGTCGCTGTATGCTTCAGCAGACGAGTTCCAGGATCTGATCAAGCAGGCCCTTTCCTGGGACATCAGGTCGATATCACAGCGGAACCGTCCCCATCAAGTGAGCGTGGAAGCTGA
- the LOC100191276 gene encoding uncharacterized isoform X2 — protein MAPPRSLAGAAIAATAAAIILSCNLSLFPHLIVSSSKFPASTSPPSPTCLSGYPTGLFYRRKCARLAARVRELEASLAVTAEKAAAERRGRVRAQQSLRALSQLEPGSDEARPTKAAASASYPLVPIGTVESCFSTRNGTPRQPLVVTLARATLVLDPARVPAAALEGLASYSHCWILYVFHLNTDLDKLWKDPARSKLKAKVRVPRLKGGKMGVLATRSPHRPNPIGLSVAKVEAVNGHTLLLSGVDLVDGTPVLDIKPYLPYSDSVKGAAVPSWLEVDGALAVESVHFSEHFISALSTCWMHVQMSLYASADEFQDLIKQALSWDIRSISQRNRPHQVSVEADANGHCGEDTDDDHHHRDTGRYGVVYHLHLEGIDVSYRIDQGSNIFVEDATLLPDAVQKRHGYLAWRDKLGSSVL, from the exons ATGGCGCCGCCGCGAAGCCTCGCCGGCGCCGCCATAGCTGCCACAGCCGCAGCCATCATCCTCTCATGTAACCTCTCACTCTTCCCTCACCTCATCGTTTCTAGCTCCAAGTTCCCAGCATCAACCTCTCCTCCCTCACCAACGTGCCTATCCGGCTATCCCACAGGCTTGTTCTACAGGCGCAAATGCGCTCGTCtggccgcgcgggtccgcgagttGGAGGCGTCACTGGCGGTCACTGCAGAGAAGGCCGCCGCCGAGCGCCGCGGCAGAGTGCGGGCCCAGCAG TCACTGAGGGCTCTGAGTCAGCTGGAGCCTGGTTCCGACGAAGCGAGGCCGACCAAGGCCGCCGCCTCAGCATCTTACCCGCTGGTGCCGATTGGTACTGTCGAGTCCTGCTTCTCCACTAG GAACGGTACACCAAGGCAGCCTTTGGTAGTTACATTAGCCAGGGCAACTTTGGTGCTTGATCCAGCCCGAGTCCCAGCAGCAGCGCTGGAGGGGCTAGCTAGTTACTCACATTGCTGGATCCTTTATGTTTTTCATCTGAACACTGATCTTGATAAACTGTGGAAAGATCCTGCTAGGTCTAagctaaaagcaaag GTAAGGGTACCGAGATTGAAAGGGGGCAAGATGGGGGTTTTGGCAACTAGATCGCCACATCGGCCCAATCCAATCGGACTCAGCGTAGCAAAG GTGGAGGCGGTGAATGGACATACTCTTTTGCTTTCTGGAGTAGATTTGGTTGATGGCACG CCAGTCCTTGATATTAAACCATACCTGCCATATTCTGACAGTGTTAAAGGTGCAGCTGTTCCCAGTTGGTTAGAG GTTGACGGTGCGTTAGCGGTGGAGTCAGTCCATTTTTCCGAACACTTCATTTCTGCGCTCTCCACCTGCTGGATGCATGTA CAGATGTCGCTGTATGCTTCAGCAGACGAGTTCCAGGATCTGATCAAGCAGGCCCTTTCCTGGGACATCAGGTCGATATCACAGCGGAACCGTCCCCATCAAGTGAGCGTGGAAGCTGATGCCAACGGCCACTGTGGCGAAGACACTGATGATGACCACCACCACAGGGACACAGGTCGCTACGGTGTGGTTTACCACTTACATCTTGAAGGCATCGATGTGTCGTATAGGATCGATCAGGGCTCCAACATTTTCGTCGAGGACGCCACCCTTCTTCCAGACGCCGTCCAGAAACGGCATGGTTATTTGGCGTGGAGGGACAAACTTGGCAGCAGCGTTTTGTAG
- the LOC100191276 gene encoding uncharacterized isoform X1, with amino-acid sequence MAPPRSLAGAAIAATAAAIILSCLFYRRKCARLAARVRELEASLAVTAEKAAAERRGRVRAQQSLRALSQLEPGSDEARPTKAAASASYPLVPIGTVESCFSTRNGTPRQPLVVTLARATLVLDPARVPAAALEGLASYSHCWILYVFHLNTDLDKLWKDPARSKLKAKVRVPRLKGGKMGVLATRSPHRPNPIGLSVAKVSPEMVQCLSSILVAFWNTLRKSILGLRNYELLVTSEGCLFHRFHHMDCSCCFPAAKVEAVNGHTLLLSGVDLVDGTPVLDIKPYLPYSDSVKGAAVPSWLEVDGALAVESVHFSEHFISALSTCWMHVQQMSLYASADEFQDLIKQALSWDIRSISQRNRPHQVSVEADANGHCGEDTDDDHHHRDTGRYGVVYHLHLEGIDVSYRIDQGSNIFVEDATLLPDAVQKRHGYLAWRDKLGSSVL; translated from the exons ATGGCGCCGCCGCGAAGCCTCGCCGGCGCCGCCATAGCTGCCACAGCCGCAGCCATCATCCTCTCAT GCTTGTTCTACAGGCGCAAATGCGCTCGTCtggccgcgcgggtccgcgagttGGAGGCGTCACTGGCGGTCACTGCAGAGAAGGCCGCCGCCGAGCGCCGCGGCAGAGTGCGGGCCCAGCAG TCACTGAGGGCTCTGAGTCAGCTGGAGCCTGGTTCCGACGAAGCGAGGCCGACCAAGGCCGCCGCCTCAGCATCTTACCCGCTGGTGCCGATTGGTACTGTCGAGTCCTGCTTCTCCACTAG GAACGGTACACCAAGGCAGCCTTTGGTAGTTACATTAGCCAGGGCAACTTTGGTGCTTGATCCAGCCCGAGTCCCAGCAGCAGCGCTGGAGGGGCTAGCTAGTTACTCACATTGCTGGATCCTTTATGTTTTTCATCTGAACACTGATCTTGATAAACTGTGGAAAGATCCTGCTAGGTCTAagctaaaagcaaag GTAAGGGTACCGAGATTGAAAGGGGGCAAGATGGGGGTTTTGGCAACTAGATCGCCACATCGGCCCAATCCAATCGGACTCAGCGTAGCAAAGGTGTCACCTGAAATGGTTCAATGTTTGTCTTCAATTCTTGTTGCTTTCTGGAACACATTGAGGAAATCAATATTAGGATTGAGGAATTATGAACTTCTAGTTACGTCTGAAGGATGTTTATTTCACAGATTTCACCACATGGATTGTTCCTGTTGTTTTCCTGCAGCAAAG GTGGAGGCGGTGAATGGACATACTCTTTTGCTTTCTGGAGTAGATTTGGTTGATGGCACG CCAGTCCTTGATATTAAACCATACCTGCCATATTCTGACAGTGTTAAAGGTGCAGCTGTTCCCAGTTGGTTAGAG GTTGACGGTGCGTTAGCGGTGGAGTCAGTCCATTTTTCCGAACACTTCATTTCTGCGCTCTCCACCTGCTGGATGCATGTA CAGCAGATGTCGCTGTATGCTTCAGCAGACGAGTTCCAGGATCTGATCAAGCAGGCCCTTTCCTGGGACATCAGGTCGATATCACAGCGGAACCGTCCCCATCAAGTGAGCGTGGAAGCTGATGCCAACGGCCACTGTGGCGAAGACACTGATGATGACCACCACCACAGGGACACAGGTCGCTACGGTGTGGTTTACCACTTACATCTTGAAGGCATCGATGTGTCGTATAGGATCGATCAGGGCTCCAACATTTTCGTCGAGGACGCCACCCTTCTTCCAGACGCCGTCCAGAAACGGCATGGTTATTTGGCGTGGAGGGACAAACTTGGCAGCAGCGTTTTGTAG
- the LOC100191276 gene encoding uncharacterized isoform X7 — protein MAPPRSLAGAAIAATAAAIILSCLFYRRKCARLAARVRELEASLAVTAEKAAAERRGRVRAQQSLRALSQLEPGSDEARPTKAAASASYPLVPIGTVESCFSTRNGTPRQPLVVTLARATLVLDPARVPAAALEGLASYSHCWILYVFHLNTDLDKLWKDPARSKLKAKVRVPRLKGGKMGVLATRSPHRPNPIGLSVAKVEAVNGHTLLLSGVDLVDGTPVLDIKPYLPYSDSVKGAAVPSWLEVDGALAVESVHFSEHFISALSTCWMHVVSAADVAVCFSRRVPGSDQAGPFLGHQVDITAEPSPSSERGS, from the exons ATGGCGCCGCCGCGAAGCCTCGCCGGCGCCGCCATAGCTGCCACAGCCGCAGCCATCATCCTCTCAT GCTTGTTCTACAGGCGCAAATGCGCTCGTCtggccgcgcgggtccgcgagttGGAGGCGTCACTGGCGGTCACTGCAGAGAAGGCCGCCGCCGAGCGCCGCGGCAGAGTGCGGGCCCAGCAG TCACTGAGGGCTCTGAGTCAGCTGGAGCCTGGTTCCGACGAAGCGAGGCCGACCAAGGCCGCCGCCTCAGCATCTTACCCGCTGGTGCCGATTGGTACTGTCGAGTCCTGCTTCTCCACTAG GAACGGTACACCAAGGCAGCCTTTGGTAGTTACATTAGCCAGGGCAACTTTGGTGCTTGATCCAGCCCGAGTCCCAGCAGCAGCGCTGGAGGGGCTAGCTAGTTACTCACATTGCTGGATCCTTTATGTTTTTCATCTGAACACTGATCTTGATAAACTGTGGAAAGATCCTGCTAGGTCTAagctaaaagcaaag GTAAGGGTACCGAGATTGAAAGGGGGCAAGATGGGGGTTTTGGCAACTAGATCGCCACATCGGCCCAATCCAATCGGACTCAGCGTAGCAAAG GTGGAGGCGGTGAATGGACATACTCTTTTGCTTTCTGGAGTAGATTTGGTTGATGGCACG CCAGTCCTTGATATTAAACCATACCTGCCATATTCTGACAGTGTTAAAGGTGCAGCTGTTCCCAGTTGGTTAGAG GTTGACGGTGCGTTAGCGGTGGAGTCAGTCCATTTTTCCGAACACTTCATTTCTGCGCTCTCCACCTGCTGGATGCATGTAGTAAGTG CAGCAGATGTCGCTGTATGCTTCAGCAGACGAGTTCCAGGATCTGATCAAGCAGGCCCTTTCCTGGGACATCAGGTCGATATCACAGCGGAACCGTCCCCATCAAGTGAGCGTGGAAGCTGA
- the LOC100191276 gene encoding uncharacterized isoform X3, whose protein sequence is MAPPRSLAGAAIAATAAAIILSCLFYRRKCARLAARVRELEASLAVTAEKAAAERRGRVRAQQSLRALSQLEPGSDEARPTKAAASASYPLVPIGTVESCFSTRNGTPRQPLVVTLARATLVLDPARVPAAALEGLASYSHCWILYVFHLNTDLDKLWKDPARSKLKAKVRVPRLKGGKMGVLATRSPHRPNPIGLSVAKVEAVNGHTLLLSGVDLVDGTPVLDIKPYLPYSDSVKGAAVPSWLEVDGALAVESVHFSEHFISALSTCWMHVQQMSLYASADEFQDLIKQALSWDIRSISQRNRPHQVSVEADANGHCGEDTDDDHHHRDTGRYGVVYHLHLEGIDVSYRIDQGSNIFVEDATLLPDAVQKRHGYLAWRDKLGSSVL, encoded by the exons ATGGCGCCGCCGCGAAGCCTCGCCGGCGCCGCCATAGCTGCCACAGCCGCAGCCATCATCCTCTCAT GCTTGTTCTACAGGCGCAAATGCGCTCGTCtggccgcgcgggtccgcgagttGGAGGCGTCACTGGCGGTCACTGCAGAGAAGGCCGCCGCCGAGCGCCGCGGCAGAGTGCGGGCCCAGCAG TCACTGAGGGCTCTGAGTCAGCTGGAGCCTGGTTCCGACGAAGCGAGGCCGACCAAGGCCGCCGCCTCAGCATCTTACCCGCTGGTGCCGATTGGTACTGTCGAGTCCTGCTTCTCCACTAG GAACGGTACACCAAGGCAGCCTTTGGTAGTTACATTAGCCAGGGCAACTTTGGTGCTTGATCCAGCCCGAGTCCCAGCAGCAGCGCTGGAGGGGCTAGCTAGTTACTCACATTGCTGGATCCTTTATGTTTTTCATCTGAACACTGATCTTGATAAACTGTGGAAAGATCCTGCTAGGTCTAagctaaaagcaaag GTAAGGGTACCGAGATTGAAAGGGGGCAAGATGGGGGTTTTGGCAACTAGATCGCCACATCGGCCCAATCCAATCGGACTCAGCGTAGCAAAG GTGGAGGCGGTGAATGGACATACTCTTTTGCTTTCTGGAGTAGATTTGGTTGATGGCACG CCAGTCCTTGATATTAAACCATACCTGCCATATTCTGACAGTGTTAAAGGTGCAGCTGTTCCCAGTTGGTTAGAG GTTGACGGTGCGTTAGCGGTGGAGTCAGTCCATTTTTCCGAACACTTCATTTCTGCGCTCTCCACCTGCTGGATGCATGTA CAGCAGATGTCGCTGTATGCTTCAGCAGACGAGTTCCAGGATCTGATCAAGCAGGCCCTTTCCTGGGACATCAGGTCGATATCACAGCGGAACCGTCCCCATCAAGTGAGCGTGGAAGCTGATGCCAACGGCCACTGTGGCGAAGACACTGATGATGACCACCACCACAGGGACACAGGTCGCTACGGTGTGGTTTACCACTTACATCTTGAAGGCATCGATGTGTCGTATAGGATCGATCAGGGCTCCAACATTTTCGTCGAGGACGCCACCCTTCTTCCAGACGCCGTCCAGAAACGGCATGGTTATTTGGCGTGGAGGGACAAACTTGGCAGCAGCGTTTTGTAG
- the LOC100191276 gene encoding uncharacterized isoform X4: protein MAPPRSLAGAAIAATAAAIILSCLFYRRKCARLAARVRELEASLAVTAEKAAAERRGRVRAQQSLRALSQLEPGSDEARPTKAAASASYPLVPIGTVESCFSTRNGTPRQPLVVTLARATLVLDPARVPAAALEGLASYSHCWILYVFHLNTDLDKLWKDPARSKLKAKVRVPRLKGGKMGVLATRSPHRPNPIGLSVAKVEAVNGHTLLLSGVDLVDGTPVLDIKPYLPYSDSVKGAAVPSWLEVDGALAVESVHFSEHFISALSTCWMHVQMSLYASADEFQDLIKQALSWDIRSISQRNRPHQVSVEADANGHCGEDTDDDHHHRDTGRYGVVYHLHLEGIDVSYRIDQGSNIFVEDATLLPDAVQKRHGYLAWRDKLGSSVL, encoded by the exons ATGGCGCCGCCGCGAAGCCTCGCCGGCGCCGCCATAGCTGCCACAGCCGCAGCCATCATCCTCTCAT GCTTGTTCTACAGGCGCAAATGCGCTCGTCtggccgcgcgggtccgcgagttGGAGGCGTCACTGGCGGTCACTGCAGAGAAGGCCGCCGCCGAGCGCCGCGGCAGAGTGCGGGCCCAGCAG TCACTGAGGGCTCTGAGTCAGCTGGAGCCTGGTTCCGACGAAGCGAGGCCGACCAAGGCCGCCGCCTCAGCATCTTACCCGCTGGTGCCGATTGGTACTGTCGAGTCCTGCTTCTCCACTAG GAACGGTACACCAAGGCAGCCTTTGGTAGTTACATTAGCCAGGGCAACTTTGGTGCTTGATCCAGCCCGAGTCCCAGCAGCAGCGCTGGAGGGGCTAGCTAGTTACTCACATTGCTGGATCCTTTATGTTTTTCATCTGAACACTGATCTTGATAAACTGTGGAAAGATCCTGCTAGGTCTAagctaaaagcaaag GTAAGGGTACCGAGATTGAAAGGGGGCAAGATGGGGGTTTTGGCAACTAGATCGCCACATCGGCCCAATCCAATCGGACTCAGCGTAGCAAAG GTGGAGGCGGTGAATGGACATACTCTTTTGCTTTCTGGAGTAGATTTGGTTGATGGCACG CCAGTCCTTGATATTAAACCATACCTGCCATATTCTGACAGTGTTAAAGGTGCAGCTGTTCCCAGTTGGTTAGAG GTTGACGGTGCGTTAGCGGTGGAGTCAGTCCATTTTTCCGAACACTTCATTTCTGCGCTCTCCACCTGCTGGATGCATGTA CAGATGTCGCTGTATGCTTCAGCAGACGAGTTCCAGGATCTGATCAAGCAGGCCCTTTCCTGGGACATCAGGTCGATATCACAGCGGAACCGTCCCCATCAAGTGAGCGTGGAAGCTGATGCCAACGGCCACTGTGGCGAAGACACTGATGATGACCACCACCACAGGGACACAGGTCGCTACGGTGTGGTTTACCACTTACATCTTGAAGGCATCGATGTGTCGTATAGGATCGATCAGGGCTCCAACATTTTCGTCGAGGACGCCACCCTTCTTCCAGACGCCGTCCAGAAACGGCATGGTTATTTGGCGTGGAGGGACAAACTTGGCAGCAGCGTTTTGTAG
- the LOC100191276 gene encoding uncharacterized LOC100191276, whose product MAPPRSLAGAAIAATAAAIILSCNLSLFPHLIVSSSKFPASTSPPSPTCLSGYPTGLFYRRKCARLAARVRELEASLAVTAEKAAAERRGRVRAQQSLRALSQLEPGSDEARPTKAAASASYPLVPIGTVESCFSTRNGTPRQPLVVTLARATLVLDPARVPAAALEGLASYSHCWILYVFHLNTDLDKLWKDPARSKLKAKVRVPRLKGGKMGVLATRSPHRPNPIGLSVAKVEAVNGHTLLLSGVDLVDGTPVLDIKPYLPYSDSVKGAAVPSWLEVDGALAVESVHFSEHFISALSTCWMHVQQMSLYASADEFQDLIKQALSWDIRSISQRNRPHQVSVEADANGHCGEDTDDDHHHRDTGRYGVVYHLHLEGIDVSYRIDQGSNIFVEDATLLPDAVQKRHGYLAWRDKLGSSVL is encoded by the exons ATGGCGCCGCCGCGAAGCCTCGCCGGCGCCGCCATAGCTGCCACAGCCGCAGCCATCATCCTCTCATGTAACCTCTCACTCTTCCCTCACCTCATCGTTTCTAGCTCCAAGTTCCCAGCATCAACCTCTCCTCCCTCACCAACGTGCCTATCCGGCTATCCCACAGGCTTGTTCTACAGGCGCAAATGCGCTCGTCtggccgcgcgggtccgcgagttGGAGGCGTCACTGGCGGTCACTGCAGAGAAGGCCGCCGCCGAGCGCCGCGGCAGAGTGCGGGCCCAGCAG TCACTGAGGGCTCTGAGTCAGCTGGAGCCTGGTTCCGACGAAGCGAGGCCGACCAAGGCCGCCGCCTCAGCATCTTACCCGCTGGTGCCGATTGGTACTGTCGAGTCCTGCTTCTCCACTAG GAACGGTACACCAAGGCAGCCTTTGGTAGTTACATTAGCCAGGGCAACTTTGGTGCTTGATCCAGCCCGAGTCCCAGCAGCAGCGCTGGAGGGGCTAGCTAGTTACTCACATTGCTGGATCCTTTATGTTTTTCATCTGAACACTGATCTTGATAAACTGTGGAAAGATCCTGCTAGGTCTAagctaaaagcaaag GTAAGGGTACCGAGATTGAAAGGGGGCAAGATGGGGGTTTTGGCAACTAGATCGCCACATCGGCCCAATCCAATCGGACTCAGCGTAGCAAAG GTGGAGGCGGTGAATGGACATACTCTTTTGCTTTCTGGAGTAGATTTGGTTGATGGCACG CCAGTCCTTGATATTAAACCATACCTGCCATATTCTGACAGTGTTAAAGGTGCAGCTGTTCCCAGTTGGTTAGAG GTTGACGGTGCGTTAGCGGTGGAGTCAGTCCATTTTTCCGAACACTTCATTTCTGCGCTCTCCACCTGCTGGATGCATGTA CAGCAGATGTCGCTGTATGCTTCAGCAGACGAGTTCCAGGATCTGATCAAGCAGGCCCTTTCCTGGGACATCAGGTCGATATCACAGCGGAACCGTCCCCATCAAGTGAGCGTGGAAGCTGATGCCAACGGCCACTGTGGCGAAGACACTGATGATGACCACCACCACAGGGACACAGGTCGCTACGGTGTGGTTTACCACTTACATCTTGAAGGCATCGATGTGTCGTATAGGATCGATCAGGGCTCCAACATTTTCGTCGAGGACGCCACCCTTCTTCCAGACGCCGTCCAGAAACGGCATGGTTATTTGGCGTGGAGGGACAAACTTGGCAGCAGCGTTTTGTAG
- the LOC100191276 gene encoding uncharacterized isoform X5: protein MAPPRSLAGAAIAATAAAIILSCNLSLFPHLIVSSSKFPASTSPPSPTCLSGYPTGLFYRRKCARLAARVRELEASLAVTAEKAAAERRGRVRAQQSLRALSQLEPGSDEARPTKAAASASYPLVPIGTVESCFSTRNGTPRQPLVVTLARATLVLDPARVPAAALEGLASYSHCWILYVFHLNTDLDKLWKDPARSKLKAKVRVPRLKGGKMGVLATRSPHRPNPIGLSVAKVEAVNGHTLLLSGVDLVDGTPVLDIKPYLPYSDSVKGAAVPSWLEVDGALAVESVHFSEHFISALSTCWMHVVSAADVAVCFSRRVPGSDQAGPFLGHQVDITAEPSPSSERGS from the exons ATGGCGCCGCCGCGAAGCCTCGCCGGCGCCGCCATAGCTGCCACAGCCGCAGCCATCATCCTCTCATGTAACCTCTCACTCTTCCCTCACCTCATCGTTTCTAGCTCCAAGTTCCCAGCATCAACCTCTCCTCCCTCACCAACGTGCCTATCCGGCTATCCCACAGGCTTGTTCTACAGGCGCAAATGCGCTCGTCtggccgcgcgggtccgcgagttGGAGGCGTCACTGGCGGTCACTGCAGAGAAGGCCGCCGCCGAGCGCCGCGGCAGAGTGCGGGCCCAGCAG TCACTGAGGGCTCTGAGTCAGCTGGAGCCTGGTTCCGACGAAGCGAGGCCGACCAAGGCCGCCGCCTCAGCATCTTACCCGCTGGTGCCGATTGGTACTGTCGAGTCCTGCTTCTCCACTAG GAACGGTACACCAAGGCAGCCTTTGGTAGTTACATTAGCCAGGGCAACTTTGGTGCTTGATCCAGCCCGAGTCCCAGCAGCAGCGCTGGAGGGGCTAGCTAGTTACTCACATTGCTGGATCCTTTATGTTTTTCATCTGAACACTGATCTTGATAAACTGTGGAAAGATCCTGCTAGGTCTAagctaaaagcaaag GTAAGGGTACCGAGATTGAAAGGGGGCAAGATGGGGGTTTTGGCAACTAGATCGCCACATCGGCCCAATCCAATCGGACTCAGCGTAGCAAAG GTGGAGGCGGTGAATGGACATACTCTTTTGCTTTCTGGAGTAGATTTGGTTGATGGCACG CCAGTCCTTGATATTAAACCATACCTGCCATATTCTGACAGTGTTAAAGGTGCAGCTGTTCCCAGTTGGTTAGAG GTTGACGGTGCGTTAGCGGTGGAGTCAGTCCATTTTTCCGAACACTTCATTTCTGCGCTCTCCACCTGCTGGATGCATGTAGTAAGTG CAGCAGATGTCGCTGTATGCTTCAGCAGACGAGTTCCAGGATCTGATCAAGCAGGCCCTTTCCTGGGACATCAGGTCGATATCACAGCGGAACCGTCCCCATCAAGTGAGCGTGGAAGCTGA